ATTGGCGCTGATTGGCCCGAAAATTTCCATCAATCACGTAGTCCGCTCAATCTTTACCATCATCGGCCTCGCCATGGTCATTACCACCGGCTTCTTATTCGATGGCGCGGCCGTCTTCCCCGGTCCAGCTACTCTTTACCCCCTGGGCGGGGCAGTTCTCGTCATCTTGGGTTCTGGTCCTGCATCGATATTCCTCGCTAGCCGAAGTATGCGGTGGCTTGGTGATATTGCCTATACGCTGTATCTATGGCATTGGCCTTTGCTGATCCTCTCGCTGGCACTCTTCCGGGTCGATCTCGCACCCTTGTGGTTAGGGATCAGCGTTATTGCTGTCTCGGTACTATTGGCGGACCTTAGCCATCGTTTCATTGAAAAGCCGCTGCGCCAAAAAGCACCTCGGCCGCGGCGCGGTGAGGGCAGAGTTCGCCAAGCATGGTGGGAGACCCGCACCTTATTACCGGCTCGACGTAGAGCTGCCGGAGGTGTTCTGGTGGGATTAATGATGTCGGCGTGCATAATCGCCCCGCCGCTGTGGATTAACCAGATTAGAAATATCAACGCTAATTATTTGGATCCGCAGGAATACCCTGGCGCACGAGTGTTACGCGGTGCCGAAGCCCCTGATATTCCCCCGGAACCGGATCCCTATCTCTTGCCGGATTCGCTGTCTATGTTCTGGAATGAAAACTGTATGTCTGGCCTTGCTCAGGATCCTACCGAACTTCCGGCTGACGATGATGGGGGTATTCCCAGCGGCCATTGTGTATTTGGTGATCCAGAAGCAAGCCTTACGGTGTATCTGACCGGAGGCTCCCACGCAGATCAATGGGGAGCAGCATTAGACATATTGGGCAAGCAAAATAATTTCCGAGTTATTCCCTTTGTCCGACAATCTTGCCCCTCTTTTGTTCATGACAACGAAGGCGCTTTTTCCGAAGAATGTGCGGAATTTAATAAGACCGTCCGTGACCGCATTATCCAGGACCAACCGGATGTAGTCATCTCAAATTCCACCCGGCCCATGTATGAATTGGGAGAAAAGCGCGACAGCGTTCCCGAGGGCTATGTAGAGTTCTGGGATTTCCTGAAAAGTCAGGACATTCCCTTTGTGGGACTGAGAGATAATCCGTGGTTCTTCTGGCCAGATGGGAAAGATAAATTCCCTTCGATTTGCGCAGTGGAAGAAAAAGACACCTCGGTGTG
This genomic interval from Corynebacterium poyangense contains the following:
- a CDS encoding acyltransferase family protein, encoding MEAQVQEKYRYDLDGLRGIAIAFVVIFHVFVGRVSGGVDVFLLLSGYFFLGSQLRYAARRDATLNPWWPVWRMIRRLFPVLVTVVMVCAVLVVFFFSDLRRVDLARQLIASVLYYQNWELAIQETGYQAASWGISPLQHLWSMSVQGQFYLLGILFALGCGWSLRLQRRRLQKKRGKEGGPERATSSIRAVAIPVLSIVTIVSFGYAAWLHPHDQQLNYYSTWSRMWELSLGALLALIGPKISINHVVRSIFTIIGLAMVITTGFLFDGAAVFPGPATLYPLGGAVLVILGSGPASIFLASRSMRWLGDIAYTLYLWHWPLLILSLALFRVDLAPLWLGISVIAVSVLLADLSHRFIEKPLRQKAPRPRRGEGRVRQAWWETRTLLPARRRAAGGVLVGLMMSACIIAPPLWINQIRNINANYLDPQEYPGARVLRGAEAPDIPPEPDPYLLPDSLSMFWNENCMSGLAQDPTELPADDDGGIPSGHCVFGDPEASLTVYLTGGSHADQWGAALDILGKQNNFRVIPFVRQSCPSFVHDNEGAFSEECAEFNKTVRDRIIQDQPDVVISNSTRPMYELGEKRDSVPEGYVEFWDFLKSQDIPFVGLRDNPWFFWPDGKDKFPSICAVEEKDTSVCGMASADFYDKTDPARSKLLARDMVPVDTRPWFCPDGWCGPEIGNIWVYRDSNHISDDYSRSMAPLLWEKLKPVIDQARKVQHKRHHG